The Victivallis sp. Marseille-Q1083 DNA window GAAGTGTTGCGTTACACCTGACGGCAATGGCGGAATTCCGGATTTGAAATAAGAGACAATGAAAATAATCAAAGAATTAGCAAGCGGTTGGGTGCCGCGTAGGAGTGGAAGGCGAAAATGAGCGTTGATATGACAGAACTGTTGCAGTTGGTGGTGGACGAGGGCGTCAGCGACTTGCACTTGGAGGTCGGAGCCCCGCCGATGGTACGTCTGCACGGTGATATGACGCCGCTGGATGTCCCGCCCCTGACCGCCCAGGATACGGAACGGCTGATCAAAACCATCGCATCGGAAGCGCACCTGCAGCAAATCCAGGCGGTCGGTACGGCCGACTTCGGATTCGGGTTCGGCGATCAGGCTCGTTTTCGTGTCAGCGCCTTCAAACAGAAAGGGGTGTTCGGCACGGTATTGCGCCAGATTCCCAATACGCTCCTGACTTTCGAGCAGATCGGTCTGCAGGAATCGGTCAAGGATCTGCTCTACCGTCCCCGCGGCCTGGTCCTGGTTACCGGGCCGACCGGTTCCGGCAAATCGACGACGCTGGCTTCGATGATCAACATCATCAACCAGGAACGCGCCTGCCACATCATCACCATTGAGGACCCGATCGAATTTTATCATTATCACAAGAAAAGCGTGGTCATCCAACGGGAAATCGGCGTTGACGTCCCTTCCTTCGGCGAAGCGCTGAAACGTTCGCTGCGTCAGGACCCGGACATCATTCTGGTCGGTGAAATGCGCGACCTGGAAACGATGGAAGCGGCGGTAACCGCAGCGGAAACCGGTCACCTGGTTTTCGCCACTTTGCATACCACCGGCGCTGCCCGTACCGTCGACCGTATCGTCGACGCCTTTCCGACCAACCAGCAGGCGCAGATTCGTACCCAGTTGGCGTCCTCGCTGGTGGCGGTGATTTCCCAGGTGCTGCTGCCGCGGGCCGATAAACCCGGACGGGTGGCCGGATTCGAGATCATGGTCTCAACGCCGTCCATCCAGGCGCTGATCCGCGACAATAAAACATTCCGTATCACGTCCGAACTGCAAACCGGAGCGAAATACGGCATGCATACGCTCGATGCGCATTTGGTCGAGCTGTTTGAAAGAGGGGTGATCTCTTACACGGAACTGATCACCAAGGCACAGGATCAGGAGTCGGTCCTCCAGACCTTGCGCCAATTGCAGCAGGAGGCGCAACAGCAGAAAAAATAACGGAACGGCCGGAACGGGTCCGGCCGTGATTCGAAAGTGGGAATCCGTTACATTGTGGCGTGACGGAGACGGGATCAACCATTCATCAAGCAAAATCGGAGGATTCGATTTATGCCGCAATTTGCATATACCGCAATGGATCAGTACGGCAAGGAGCAGAAGGGAACGCTGGAAGCCTCTTCTGAAGACGTCGCTGCCTCGACACTGAAGAAGCAGGGATTGTATCCGACTTCGTTGAAAGCCCTGACCGCCAAGGGACAGCCGGTCAAGCGGCGCCGCAAGGCCCAGCAGGGAAGCATTTTCAACTTTGCGCTGGGCGCGCGCAAAATCAAGCGCAAGGAATTGACGCTCGTCACCCGCCAGTTGGCAACGCTGCTGGAGGCCGGTCTGCCGTTGATCCGTTCGTTGCGGACGCTGGAAAAACAGAGCAAAAACGCGATGACCAAGCTCATCCTCGGCGACACCGCCGATGCGGTTGAAGAGGGTGCGACGTTCTCGGAAGCGCTGGCTTACAATCCGAAAAGTTTCGACAAGCTGTATTTGAACATGGTACGGGCCGGCGAGGCGGCCGGGGCGATGGAAACCATTTTGTCACGCTTGGCGCAATTCATGGAAAAGGCGGCAAAGATCGCCGGCAAAGTGAAATCGGCGATGATCTACCCGATCTCGGTGCTGGTCATCGCCGGGTTGATTACCACCGGGTTGATGATCTGGATTGTGCCGAGTTTCAAAAGCATTTTTGACGACCTGCTGCCGGGTGGGCAAATGCCCGCCTTGACTTTGTGGGTCATCGACGCCAGCAACGTGCTGGTGCATGAAGGCTGGAAAGTCTTGCTGGCTATTGTTGCCATTATTATTTTGTACTGTATTACCAATCGTACCAAATACGGTAAATTCGGCATCGACTGGGTCAAATACCACATGCCGCTGTTCGGGCCGATCATTTCCCGGTCGGCAATCGCCCGTTTCTCCCGAACCCTGGGCACCCTGATGGCCGCCGGCGTGCCGGTGCTGAACGCCTTGAACATCGTCCGCGATACCTCCGGCAACGATCTGGTCGCCTCGGCCGTGCAGAAAGTGCACGATGCGGTCAAGGAAGGCGAAGGCATCGCGGCGCCGTTGAACGCCACCGGCATTTTCCCGCAGATGGTGATCAGCATGATCGAGGTCGGCGAGGAAACCGGCCGCTTGCCGGACATGCTCGAGCGCATTGCCGACAAGTATGAAGACGAAGTGGACAATGCGGTCAACGCCCTCACTTCGATGATCGAACCGTTGATGATCGTCGTCCTGGCCGTGATCGTCGGTACGATCGTCATCGCCATGTTCTTGCCGTTGACGAAACTGATCGAAGGTATGGGTTGAAAACCTCGTCACGGTGCCGATGAAAGGTTGGCTTGATCGATGAATCTTGAAAACGTATATGCCGTCGTCATGGCCGGCGGCAAGGGAGAGCGCTTCTGGCCGCAAAGCCGGAGTAGTCATCCGAAGCAGTTGCTGCGGCTGATCGGCAATTTGACGATGCTGGAGCAGACGGTAGCGCGCCTGACTTCCGCCGGAATCGCCCCGCAGAACTGTCTGGTGATCACCAACCGGGAATACGAACTGCCGATGCGTTCCCTGCTCTCCTCGATTCCGGCCGAGAATATCATCGGCGAAGCGACCGGTCGGGATACGGCCGCCTGCGTGGCGGTCGCGGCCGGAATTGCGGCGGCGCGTTGCAAAGCGGCCGACAGCGTCCTGGTGGCGACGCCGGCCGACCACATCATTCACGATGCGAAGCAATTCAAGCAGGTGCTGAACGACGCGGTGCAGGCGGCAGTCATGTATAAAAAAGCGGTCACCATCGGGATCAAGCCGCGCTTTGCCACCACCGGTTACGGCTATCTGCGCTGCGGCGAAGCGATTGATCCCGGGTTGCCGACGGCCTTTCGCCGCGGCGAAGGTTTCGTGGAAAAGCCGAGTCTGGAGGAAGCGACGAAATTTCTGGCTTCCGGCAATTACCGCTGGAACAGTGGAATTTTCGTCTGGACCTTGCCGGTTTTGCGCGAAGAACTGCAGTGTTACGCGCCAAGTTTGTCGGAGTTGGCCGAAACGGTCAAAGCGGCAATCGGCTGCGGCACGCTGAATGAAGTTCTGGCCTTGGAGTACCCGCATTTCGACCGCATCAGCATCGATTATGCATTGATGGAAAAATTACGGGACGTGCTGGTGGCGGAGGCGACATTCGACTGGGATGACGTCGGCAGTTGGACCGAATTGCGCAACCAGGTCAAACCGGACCGGAACAACAATGTCGTGCGCGGCCTGTTCGCCGGACTGGGAGCCAAAGACTGCATCATTGTCGGAGACAACAATCACCTGATTACGGCCGTGGATGTCGATGACCTGATCATCGTCCACACCGAAGACGCCACGCTGGTATGCAACGGAAAATCGGCGCAACGAGTGAAAAATCTGGTACAGATGCTGGGCGACAACCCGGAACTCAGAAAATTTTTGTGAGCGAGCCGGGGAAGTCGATGGTATTTTTAATGAATATCGGCAACAGCAACACGCAGTTGGCCGAATTTGAGAATGGCAGGATCGGCAATCTCCGGCAGGTTCGAACCGAACAGTTGGAGGAGGCAATGCTGCCGGAGGAAGGGGTGCCGATTGCAGCGGCGACTGTCGTTCCGGAAGTTCGCGAAAAGCTGGCCGGCCGGGCGTTTTTTTATGTTTCGCCCGCGACGGCAGTCAACCTCGACCTGACCCGGCTCGACTGTACGACGATCGGCAGCGACCGGCTGGCCAATGCGGTGGAATTGGCGGCAAACTATCCTCTGCCCGGGCTGGTCGTCGATTTCGGCACCGCCATCACCATTGAAGTCGTCGATGGCCGCCGGCGTTTCCTCGGCGGCGCCATTGCGCCGGGCCGGCTGCTGTTGCGCCAATCGCTCCATCAGGGGACCGCTCAGTTGCCGTTCCTGCCGCTTGACGACACCCGGCCGGAACGCCGGCCGGCCGGGAATACGCGCGACGCCATGCGTCTGGGAATCGACCTGGGGGCCGTCGGAATGGTTCGGGAACTGATCCGGGCGACGGAAGAGGGTCTCGGCGCCAGTTGCCGGACGCTGCTAGGAGTAGGCGGGGATGCGCCGTTTTTTCTGCAGCACCTGTCCGGGCTGCAACCCGGCGGCAATGATTTTACACTGCGCGGCATCTATCGCGCCTGGGAGCTCAATCAATAATGCGGATCAAAATTTGCGGAATTCAGAATGAAACGGAAATGGCAGCGGCGATTCGTTGCGGCGCCGATGTGCTGGGGTTCCAGGTCGGCCAGATTTATCAATCGAAATCGTTCATTCTGCCCAGCACCGCCGGCCGGCTGGCAGCGGAACTGCCGCCTTATGTGACGCCGGTGATCGTCACCCACCTGTCCGAACCGGAAGCGATCGTCGATATTCTGAACAAATCGGCCATTTTCACAGTACAACTGCACAAAGTAACACCGGTTCAGGTGGCGGTATTGCGAGACCTCCTGCCGGCCAACGCCAAGATCATTCTGACGTTTTACCTGAATCCCGGCCGTTATGACTGGACGCTGGATGAATATCTGTCGCTGATCGACGCCGTCAATCTGGACGCCTTCAATCTGGATCTCAGCCGGGTGGGCCTCGACACGGCCGACAAGGTTTATCAATGGGAACGGGCGGCGGAATTCGTCGCGCAATGTCCGCGACCGGTGATGCTCAGCGGCGGGTTGAATGCCGCCAACGTTGCGCAGGCAATCGAAACGGTCCATCCATTCGGCGTGGATGCCTGCAACCAGTTGAAAGCCCCGGATCAATTTTGTGATCCTGCCGTCTGCCACCAGTTTGTCCAGGCGGCCAGGCTGGCCGGAATGGCACTCAATCCGCCGCCGGAAATTCCGGACGGCAAGGTATCAAACCTAATCTAAAGGAAATTCGCAGCATGAAAAAATGGATCGGTATTTTGAGTTTGGCATTGTTGCTGACGGCGGGAATTTCAACCGGAGCCGGGGAAACGCCAACCCCGCCGCCGGTTCCGGCGGCGGGCGAAGAGAACAGCGACAGTCATTGGGACCATATGCTGCGGGGCGTAACCAACATCGGCACCTGTTTTCTTGAAGTACCGCGCTGTATGCTGTACCAGAGCAGCCGGGTCCCGTTCTGGGGATTCGTTTACGGTTCGATCGAGGGAGTCTGCCTGACCCCGTTGCGAGCCTTCGGCGGCGTGACCGATGTCCTCTTTCTCGGTTACGATCCCGGCCTGATTTATACGGATACCTTCTGCGATTACGTCTGGGAATCGCGTTGGCTCTACGAAGAAAATTAAGCGCCGGCGGCAGCTCGCCAATTAAAAAAACAGAAGCGACCGGCAGTCGCCACGGCAATGAAAGCAAACGGCCGGCGGGATTCCGCCGGCCGTTTGCTTTGCTGAATCAAATCTTATACTTTATTCCGCCCGCCAGACGAAACGGCGGCTCGTCCCACAAAATTGTTCCGTACCCCGAAGCAGTCGACGCGACCGGTAAATCCGACCTCCGAGAGCCATCCGGCGGCAACGCAACTTACTGCAACACCGGCAAGATCCGGCCCGCCAATTTCAACGCACACTGCGCCAGCGCCGTCTTCGCGGCGATCACATACGAACCGCCGGCAACCGTTTCCACGCCGCGGTCCACTTTCACGACCTCTTCCTTGCCGCGATAGAGCGTCAGTTCCACCCGGGCCGTCGCGCTCTGGAAATTCTGATAAACGCCGGAACTGGTCGCAACGCCTTCGCCGATCAAACGGTATTCGGCTTCAACCGGAGTTTCCACAATCTGAAAGCCCAGATCCAGCAACAACTTTTTCAATTCGACTTCCGCCGCCGGATCGACCGCCGGGACGTTGATGGATTCCGATACTTGAATATACACTTTCCGGCTCTGGCCGGCGACAACAGCGGACAACTGCGCCAATACAGACTGCTCCGTCACCGCCGGCGGCAGCAATTTCGCACTGCTCCTGCACAGAATATCCGTCAATTTCTTCCGCAATTCCGGAATCAGTTCGACCACATCCACCCGGCCGTTGACACTGGCTCCCAGCACCCGGCCGCTTTCCGTACCGATCACCTTGGCAACCAGAAACGTCTTCTCGCCGCTTTTGAAGCAGGAACCGGTAATCAGAATCCGGGCACCGACCAGATGACCGATCTGAAGCTGCGTCTGCTGATCGATCAAGCCGGAATCGGAAAGCTGCAATTCATTGAGAATTTTCTCCAGCTCGGCACGTTCCACCAACTCGAACTCGCTTTCTTCCATCAAAGCGACCGACAACAATTCGGCAATGCTGCGTCCAAGCTGTTCGGCATCGCTGTTGCGGCTGCGGGAATCGAACGGCAACACCGCAATGGTCGGAATCGGCTGCGTCGCCGTCGCCGCCACGCTTTCGTCAACGGCCTTCAGTTGCGGCAGCAGCACTCCCATCAGAAGCGCGAACAGCATTGTTTTTGGCTTGTTCAAAAGCATGATTGTATTTCTCCTGAATTACTGATTTGATTAACAACAACACGTCCGGCGAACTCCCCAGTTTCTTCGTCAACTCCGGCGAAAGAATCAGCAGTTGCGGCGTACCTTTCACTTCCATATAAGAACCACTGCCATTCCGGTCAATCCATTTTTCTTTGTCACTATATAGGACGGAAAGCGAACCGGGAATTCTGGCGGAAGACAGAGAAATTTGCTGAATATTTTGGCCATTCAAATCAATCGGAAAATCCCCCTCATCCGGCAGCAAAACGATCAACTCCGGCATCGGCTGCCAGGCATCCTTTCCCGGCAACGCATTGCTGAACAGAATCTTCGGCGCCGGACTGCTGACCTCACGCATGCCGCCGGCCCGCAATTGATCGGCAGTTGCATGCGGCAGGTCGAAAACCACTCCCAGCGAAGACGGCCACAGTCCATCCAGTATCTTCACCGCATGAAACGTGACCGGTACTCTCTCCGTTTCATAGCGCAGAAAAGCATCCACCGAAGAACCTTCCTTCAACTCCGGAAAACTCAGGGAAATGCTCAATTCACCATGCTCGTCGCTCCAGTTCGAACCGCGCGCCACCACCCGGCCGTTGACGGTTTCAATCTGCCATTCCAGCAATTTGCCGGCCGGAGCAGCAATCGTGATCTGCTGCTGCTGTCCGGCATAAAAATGCAATGGCTGAACGTTGTCCTCCGCCGCAACCGTTTGCAACAACACCATACCGAGAAAAAATCCGGCCCATCTGATCCGTCGTTTCTGCATTGTGGTCACTCCTGATTTTTTGTCGCCATATTATCAATCTATTCAATAAGACGCCGCTTTGTTCTTTTTCTTGGCTGGAAAGCGTTCAAATATTTCATTTTTCATTTCCGGAAACCCCGGGATTTAATTTCCATAATAATTTTAATATAAAGAGGATGAAGATGCGGCAGCCGGAAATTCCGCTTGACTCCTTTTTTTATTCATAAAAAAATTAAGACGACAAACACGATTATTTCATTTAACTGTAAACAGTTATCTCCTCCTCTGTTGACAGAACTCAATATAATTGAAAATACCCAATATGCAAAGAACAAAACCGAAAGGGGATGAAACATGATAGAGCAGAGCAATTTCAAGACAAATTATTTTCACCTCTGAAAAAATCAAAAACCGAAAGACAAAAAAATGATGGAAAATACCTTCAACCCGCAATATGTCACCGACGATTACCGGGCGGTATTTCCGGTGGAATTTATCGAACCTGAAACCGCCGCTTCACGGGATTGTTACAGAAAAACGGCCCAAACATTGATTCGGTGCATCAACACGATTGCACTGGCGGAAACTTGACAGGAGCTCTACTTCCCAATGATTCCGACGCTGTCGGTGAAGAATACGAATTATCATATAAAATTATCCGTTACATCCGGGAAGGAGAAAAACTCTCATGCAATCAATGCAATGTTGGAATTGTTTGCTGAAGCACCTTGCCGCCGCCCTCAGCTACGGCAAGGAGGTGCTTGCCGGTCACGGCCGTGGCA harbors:
- a CDS encoding phosphoribosylanthranilate isomerase translates to MRIKICGIQNETEMAAAIRCGADVLGFQVGQIYQSKSFILPSTAGRLAAELPPYVTPVIVTHLSEPEAIVDILNKSAIFTVQLHKVTPVQVAVLRDLLPANAKIILTFYLNPGRYDWTLDEYLSLIDAVNLDAFNLDLSRVGLDTADKVYQWERAAEFVAQCPRPVMLSGGLNAANVAQAIETVHPFGVDACNQLKAPDQFCDPAVCHQFVQAARLAGMALNPPPEIPDGKVSNLI
- a CDS encoding type II secretion system F family protein, with protein sequence MPQFAYTAMDQYGKEQKGTLEASSEDVAASTLKKQGLYPTSLKALTAKGQPVKRRRKAQQGSIFNFALGARKIKRKELTLVTRQLATLLEAGLPLIRSLRTLEKQSKNAMTKLILGDTADAVEEGATFSEALAYNPKSFDKLYLNMVRAGEAAGAMETILSRLAQFMEKAAKIAGKVKSAMIYPISVLVIAGLITTGLMIWIVPSFKSIFDDLLPGGQMPALTLWVIDASNVLVHEGWKVLLAIVAIIILYCITNRTKYGKFGIDWVKYHMPLFGPIISRSAIARFSRTLGTLMAAGVPVLNALNIVRDTSGNDLVASAVQKVHDAVKEGEGIAAPLNATGIFPQMVISMIEVGEETGRLPDMLERIADKYEDEVDNAVNALTSMIEPLMIVVLAVIVGTIVIAMFLPLTKLIEGMG
- a CDS encoding type IV pilus twitching motility protein PilT, whose protein sequence is MSVDMTELLQLVVDEGVSDLHLEVGAPPMVRLHGDMTPLDVPPLTAQDTERLIKTIASEAHLQQIQAVGTADFGFGFGDQARFRVSAFKQKGVFGTVLRQIPNTLLTFEQIGLQESVKDLLYRPRGLVLVTGPTGSGKSTTLASMINIINQERACHIITIEDPIEFYHYHKKSVVIQREIGVDVPSFGEALKRSLRQDPDIILVGEMRDLETMEAAVTAAETGHLVFATLHTTGAARTVDRIVDAFPTNQQAQIRTQLASSLVAVISQVLLPRADKPGRVAGFEIMVSTPSIQALIRDNKTFRITSELQTGAKYGMHTLDAHLVELFERGVISYTELITKAQDQESVLQTLRQLQQEAQQQKK
- a CDS encoding CsgG/HfaB family protein, with protein sequence MLLNKPKTMLFALLMGVLLPQLKAVDESVAATATQPIPTIAVLPFDSRSRNSDAEQLGRSIAELLSVALMEESEFELVERAELEKILNELQLSDSGLIDQQTQLQIGHLVGARILITGSCFKSGEKTFLVAKVIGTESGRVLGASVNGRVDVVELIPELRKKLTDILCRSSAKLLPPAVTEQSVLAQLSAVVAGQSRKVYIQVSESINVPAVDPAAEVELKKLLLDLGFQIVETPVEAEYRLIGEGVATSSGVYQNFQSATARVELTLYRGKEEVVKVDRGVETVAGGSYVIAAKTALAQCALKLAGRILPVLQ
- a CDS encoding type III pantothenate kinase, producing MVFLMNIGNSNTQLAEFENGRIGNLRQVRTEQLEEAMLPEEGVPIAAATVVPEVREKLAGRAFFYVSPATAVNLDLTRLDCTTIGSDRLANAVELAANYPLPGLVVDFGTAITIEVVDGRRRFLGGAIAPGRLLLRQSLHQGTAQLPFLPLDDTRPERRPAGNTRDAMRLGIDLGAVGMVRELIRATEEGLGASCRTLLGVGGDAPFFLQHLSGLQPGGNDFTLRGIYRAWELNQ
- a CDS encoding mannose-1-phosphate guanylyltransferase codes for the protein MNLENVYAVVMAGGKGERFWPQSRSSHPKQLLRLIGNLTMLEQTVARLTSAGIAPQNCLVITNREYELPMRSLLSSIPAENIIGEATGRDTAACVAVAAGIAAARCKAADSVLVATPADHIIHDAKQFKQVLNDAVQAAVMYKKAVTIGIKPRFATTGYGYLRCGEAIDPGLPTAFRRGEGFVEKPSLEEATKFLASGNYRWNSGIFVWTLPVLREELQCYAPSLSELAETVKAAIGCGTLNEVLALEYPHFDRISIDYALMEKLRDVLVAEATFDWDDVGSWTELRNQVKPDRNNNVVRGLFAGLGAKDCIIVGDNNHLITAVDVDDLIIVHTEDATLVCNGKSAQRVKNLVQMLGDNPELRKFL